The DNA sequence tccgatcgagatgaaacaaagtgcgttggaaccgtgactgaacgctctacaacttttcagaagactagATCATCTGACTGAgtcatataaaaagaccaaaatgcccctagaccttttcaATGactcatctttctcatacggaattggAACGCGATGAAATTAGAACTATTGAAAATATCAGATTTTTTTCGTATGACATGGAGAATACTTCCTTTAaatattcatcttcaatgttgaAACTGCCCTCAACTATCATAAATGTCGTAAATTCTttatacggtatcggaatgtgataaaatcagatgcattggactagataaattacaatctatttttttcatgaagaaacaatattataaaaatataatttttactGCAAAAAATacccccgagcataaatagaaaaattttaccagttttgacccagaaacccgcaccacatactaaggatgtatcaaaccatccATGAATACCAAGTGGATCTGTTATCTTattggtgacactggacactaccatgtcattttccatccacgtcacccaaactggccacgtcatcactgccacatggccgggttgccaacaaagaTCTGCTAACAATTCGGTGAGCTAGTAAGATCTGCTAAGCTAGCAGTGTGGGATCTCCAGAATCGCTCCTTAAATGTTGTAGGTGACTTAGCCAAGCAGAAGGCTTGGCCCCAAGATGGCTGGGCGGGAGACTCAGCCCCAAGGTGGCCGAGCAGGAGGGTCAACCCCATGATTGTGGAATGCGAGGAAGGGAGGCTCGGACTTAGGATTCCGCTCAACCTTGTTGTGGTCAAGTTGGAGGCTCGACCCTTGAGACCTAGGTTGACATCTTAAGTGGTGGTTCCGAGCCGTGTATACTTTTAGGCTCATCAATGGTCAACACTTCAACTTTAGGGTTACTGTTACTTGATACGTATTGTTTGTTTCACGCCGCATCAATCTAATAAGCTGAGTCAGCAAGCCTTTTTTGCGGATTTAGATTCTCTCCAATTCTTAATCGTGCAATTCTCTCTGTACATGCGACACttatacattttcaaaatccaagttttttggaattcaaatccattttaacCCCTCAAATGCCTTAAACTTTTACAACCGTTCGATTTTGAAAACATACAGGTATTGCGTGCACAGAGAAAATTGCATGAGAATTGCACAATTAaaaattggagaggatctaaatccgcAAAAGAACGGTTGTAAAAGTTTAGGGCATTTGaggggttaaaatgaatttgaattccaaaaaacttggattttgaaaatgtacaagTGTCACATGTACAGAGAGAATTGCACGATTAAGAGTTGGAGAGGATCAAGATCCCCCTTTTGGCATCAAtcggaaaaatataaaaaattagaaaaagggTAATTAAAGAGtaattcatatttttattaatttaaaaccCAATATTGCAGACCTAGTATAACACTAACTTAATTACTACAGGTTAAGATATTGATTTACTACTGACCTTGTCAGAGCTGTAGATTGTTCAGCGCAAGCTTCATGTGGACAGGTGAGTTGGTCGTTCCAAACATGACATTAATCATCGGTTTGGGCAAGCAATGAGGCTGTATTGGCTGTGGCTCCGAATCCTTGGATGGAGGCAATGGTAGTTGACAAGCATGGGATTGTGCACCCAATAGTTCGATATTCTTAGTATCTTTAATTATTCATTTGATGTAAGCTGTATCTACAACGTTTTATCTAGGGATGTGGTTTGTTTCACTCATCCCCTAGGTACGATCACCATGTCAAAGGCACGTGAGACTTTGGTCAATTTCCATTCATTCGTTTTGGGCAATATGCATCCATACCGTGTGTTTATCATACTTTTTATCTGAATgaattttgtttaaaaaaaaaaaattagagtaaaaaaaataataatagagtaattaatatttttgtagatttaaaacccacctctctctctctctctctctctctctctctctctctctctctctctctctcatgcattTCTCTGTAATGGCAAAAGCGGAGACCCATCTCATCTGACATTTCCATTTTTCGGATTTTTACAGTTTCTTCTTTGGTGCACTCTTTATTGGCCGATTTCTCGTTTTTGCATGGGCGGTTGAGTGTCTTGATCAGCAGAGACTTCCTCTtccttcacacacacacacacacactctctctctctctctctcaccctgcTCCCTTGCCGTCCCGTCCCCTCCACAGTCTGTGGCAGCCAGTCAGGCAAACCTTTCTCTCCGGTGGAGTAGAAAGGAGAAGTTGAGCTGGCAAAAGTGGATGGCCTCTTCGTGAAAGATCAGTCTCAGAGGTCAGTTCGACAAACATTCCAGTCTCGTGTGATTATGAACATACCCCACGAGTTGATGATTCTGCTTGTATCGTCCGAAATTGTGGTACAGATTAGTAGAGAATTAGAGTTGAGATGATAAATCATCGATAGACTATGTTCGAGGATTCTAGCCCGTGTAGCCTCAGAAAATCCTTGTTTCCTCGGTCTCCTAATTCAGAGATGAGTTGATTCCAACTTTGAGTCTGATTGTGGGACTCCACAGGCCGAAACATTACTTGGGTATCTGAGAGAACCGAGGAAAGAGGTGTCCTCTTCCAATCCTGTGGAGAGGTAATGAAATTTCAGCAGTGGGTCATTGTGTCCTTGACTGTATACATAGCTTAGTGTTCTGCTAATGGTTTTGTTTGTACAGTCTGTGAACTGTGAACTGTGAACTGCGGACTGTTAACTGACTTAGATTATCTAAACTAAGCTAGATTTTGAGTGTGTTAATGTCCTTACGGTTTCAAAAGGGATTTGGGTTGTGATTctgggttttgttttgtttttttctgtttGGGAGATCCAAGTTACTACTGAAAGTCTCAAAAACATAGAAGAGTTTTGGTTGAGGCCTTCCTTACAAGATCCATCTTAGATAATAGGGAAGtagtgagtgagagaaagaaCTAGAAGGGGCTTGAGTTAGATCCCTTCTTATATAGATTGTTGAATGTGTTGGGGGCTTGGAAATCACCAGAAGCAGAGGATCCCTCTGGCTAACAGTAGCCTGGCCTTGTCTTGCTCACATGAATCACCTCCTTAGGTTTCTCTAACATTTTGTCATcacttctccatctctttcccCTCCCTAAGCTCTGAAAGCACTAGAATCAAGAAAATTATATGAACTCAGTTCACAAAGAACAGAGATACGAAATTAGAAAGAAGGCTGGAAGAAACAGAGAGaacattctttctttctcttgttaTCTTCTTTGGACCCAATTCCAGAAACAGGGGTAGAAGAATTCTTAGTGCTGCTTTCTCATACTCCATTgtgttctgcttctttgttttcAGGAATAACATCTTCAGCTGAAGGCATTGCAAATTCAAGTTGCTGTTAGAACAAGAAATTGTATTGAAGAAGGTGAAGCTCTCTAAGCTCATATTGGGATTCTCCAATCTATTTGCATTCAATTCTGCAAATTGGTTCTCCAGTTATAAGTTGGAGTCAATGTCTGAGAAAGTGAAGGGCTTGAAGCTCTGTAAATCTCCTGCAAACTCAGCCAGATTTGAGTTTTTAATTCCCATATTTCTATACTCTGCCAGTCCTTAGTTGTGCTtataatttctaattttttttattcagtttgAGCTTAAATTAGTTCCAGAAGCTCTCCAATGATTTTTAGTATTGAGTTCTATTAGTTTCTAAATCTAATTTTTCCGTTTCTTCTTTTGTGTTGTCTAAATTCCTCACTGGTTTATTGGCTGCAGAAAATGGAACACACATGCCGTGAATGCAAGAAGTGGCAAGAACATTGGTACTGGAATCACCTTGAACCAACTCAAATTCGTTTCTCCAGGATTATCACTGCCACATTCATTAATCAAGGATTGGTCCGCACCTTTTCCTATCTTCAATCTGTAGAATAGAAAATATGTTGGCTTCAATGTGATtccattttatttgtttgtttaccTCCTCAAAGTGAATTCTAAAATGGGTTTCTTGTTGCTTTCTGAACTCTCTCTTCCTTAACTATTACTTTCAGGTTGTTCCAATAAAAATTGTCTCCAAGTTCACCGAACAACTTGTGAACACTACAATTCTGAAGAACCTGAGTGGAAAAACATGGACCATAGGACTAGAAGAAAGGCATGGGGAGTTAGTTTTTCAACAGGGCTGGGCTGCTTTTGTGAGTTATTACTCTCTGAAGCAAGGAGACATAATGACTTTTCAGTATGGAGGGGATTCCACATTCACTGTCTCTATGTTTGATGGTGAGAGTGGTTATGAGAAGGTAGGCCTCCCAGTACCAAACTTACAAGGAAGGGAGACCAACGTTCATGTGGAGTACTCCAGAGAAGGTTCTCTCTTAGATGATTCTTCTTCAGATGAATCCAGTCAACCCAGCTCACCcatgaacaacaacaacactaGAGTTACTGTGGAGAGTGAACAATCAGATGATGGTAAATCGGGTCATGGTAAGGCAAAGGCTGAGACTCAGACTCAGACTGAATCAGAGAGTGAAGATTACAATCTACCGAGGAAGAAGGCTAGAAATGCTGAAAGCAGTTCAAGGATGCACCGGCGTTCCACTCGTCTGTCCACctcaaggaaaggaaaatctgtTTGCAAAGACATGAACTCAAGAGGTGAAAAATCTTAAAACTCAATTATCAAATTTAAGTTTGATTCTTCTAATTGACCCCTTCAAGCTTTAAGTTGCCTCATAATTTCatttcaattcttttttctcaaaGTTATTCTGACTTTTTTGAATTCTGATTTACTTACACTAATGGAAACAGTATATGCAGATACTGGTAGAAGGGTCATCAATCTAGATAAGACCTATCCCACTCATTTTTTGTCAGGAAGAAGACCAGTATCTAGAGCAGAGATAGAGAAAACTTATCAACTGGCTAGTGCATTTCCATCAAACAAGCCCAGTTTTACTGTTTCCATGCTGCCCACCCATGTTAGCAGAAGGTTTTTCTTGGTAATCA is a window from the Macadamia integrifolia cultivar HAES 741 chromosome 5, SCU_Mint_v3, whole genome shotgun sequence genome containing:
- the LOC122080096 gene encoding B3 domain-containing protein Os12g0592300-like isoform X1 yields the protein MEHTCRECKKWQEHWYWNHLEPTQIRFSRIITATFINQGLVVPIKIVSKFTEQLVNTTILKNLSGKTWTIGLEERHGELVFQQGWAAFVSYYSLKQGDIMTFQYGGDSTFTVSMFDGESGYEKVGLPVPNLQGRETNVHVEYSREGSLLDDSSSDESSQPSSPMNNNNTRVTVESEQSDDGKSGHGKAKAETQTQTESESEDYNLPRKKARNAESSSRMHRRSTRLSTSRKGKSVCKDMNSRVYADTGRRVINLDKTYPTHFLSGRRPVSRAEIEKTYQLASAFPSNKPSFTVSMLPTHVSRRFFLTIRKEFLKKHIPESTKEVVLRVPPGMKKWVITYDGNDRGYGNGLSGGWMNFVWDNNLEVGDACVFQITQLPPGNEYLKTTIAMDVKMFRVVKKITKLTKLSRNLLLKGECST
- the LOC122080096 gene encoding B3 domain-containing protein Os12g0592300-like isoform X2, which produces MEHTCRECKKWQEHWYWNHLEPTQIRFSRIITATFINQGLVVPIKIVSKFTEQLVNTTILKNLSGKTWTIGLEERHGELVFQQGWAAFVSYYSLKQGDIMTFQYGGDSTFTVSMFDGESGYEKVGLPVPNLQGRETNVHVEYSREGSLLDDSSSDESSQPSSPMNNNNTRVTVESEQSDDGKSGHGKAKAETQTQTESESEDYNLPRKKARNAESSSRMHRRSTRLSTSRKGKSVCKDMNSRDTGRRVINLDKTYPTHFLSGRRPVSRAEIEKTYQLASAFPSNKPSFTVSMLPTHVSRRFFLTIRKEFLKKHIPESTKEVVLRVPPGMKKWVITYDGNDRGYGNGLSGGWMNFVWDNNLEVGDACVFQITQLPPGNEYLKTTIAMDVKMFRVVKKITKLTKLSRNLLLKGECST
- the LOC122080096 gene encoding B3 domain-containing protein Os12g0592300-like isoform X3, translating into MEHTCRECKKWQEHWYWNHLEPTQIRFSRIITATFINQGLVVPIKIVSKFTEQLVNTTILKNLSGKTWTIGLEERHGELVFQQGWAAFVSYYSLKQGDIMTFQYGGDSTFTVSMFDGESGYEKVGLPVPNLQGRETNVHVEYSREGSLLDDSSSDESSQPSSPMNNNNTRVTVESEQSDDGKSGHGKAKAETQTQTESESEDYNLPRKKARNAESSSRMHRRSTRLSTSRKGKSVCKDMNSRVYADTGRRVINLDKTYPTHFLSGRRPVSRAEIEKTYQLASAFPSNKPSFTVSMLPTHVSRRFFLTIRKEFLKKHIPESTKEVVLRVPPDHPTTSRK